The nucleotide sequence GGAATCGCCTTGCGACACGGTCGGCGGATCGGCCGCGACTGCAAATTTGGCACCGGCGCGCCGCGTGCACCAAGGTTGCGACACGTTTGACGAATGACAACGTGAAGCATTCGATTTGTCCGCACCGAAGATCTGGCCATCCGCCATGAGCACTGCAACGTCCACCCCGCAACACCAGTATCACCACGAATATCCGACCGGTGGCCTGATGCCGCCCACTGAAACGCATTCGATCGTGATCGGGTACGTCGTTTGGCTGTTCGGCTTTTTCGGTGCCCACCGATTCTACTATGGCAAACAGATCTCCGGCACGATCTGGTTCTTCACGCTGGGCTTGTGTGGAATCGGCTGGCTGATTGACTTGCTGTTGATCCCTGGGATGGACCGTCGCGCGACGATGCGATTCGCGACCGGACCGTTTGACTACACAGTTGCGTGGATTCTGCTGACCTTCTTGGGCGTGTTCGGTGTCCACCGTTTCTATATGGGGAAATGGGTCACCGGTGCCATCTATCTGTTGACCGGTGGCCTGCTGGGAATCGGTTGGCTGTATGACCTTTGGACACTGAACGAACAAGTGGATTCGGCAAACCGACGTTTTTGAAGTGATTGCCAGTTGAAGGTGTTGTCGGGGCCCAAGCCGCGGAGCGGCGATAGATCCCTGCCGGCCTTCCAGGCCTTTCAGGGCGAGTGTCAGTTGAGGGCTTTGTCGGGTCCCAAGCCGCGGAGCGGCGATAGATTCCTGCCGGCGGCGCCAGCCGCCGGTATGGAAGCCCATGAGTACCAGTCCCGAAGGGACGGCAGCGTTAGAATTCTGGCATGTCCTCCTCAACCAGGAGATCAGCTTGCCGGGCACCCACCATCAGCTGCTGTATCACTTCGTCTTCAGCACCAAGAATCGGCGACCGTACCTGCAACCGGAAACGAAGGATAAGGTTTTTGAATATCTCGGTGGAACCGCACGAGGACTCGGTGGAGTTCCGATTCGAGTCGGCGGACATGTTGATCACGTGCACCTGCTGGTCAAGCTAACCACCAAACACTGCATCGCCGACTTCAAAGGAGTCGTTCCAAGATGAGTATGTGCGATTCTTGCGGAGGCATGGGATCGAGTACGATCCTCGTTACCTTTGGGATTGACCGGAAAGAATGCTATCGACCCTTCGGGTCTGGGTTGATGGCGGGGCTTTCGGATCCGGTGGCTTTCGCCACCGGCAGGAGGCTGTCGGCCCTCCGGGCCTATTACCAGGGCGAATTCCAGTTGAAGCGATTGCCGGTGTTGTTGAAGGGCCGCTGAGCGAAGCGGCCAATGTGTTGATGGGCCACCTTGCGGTGTGTCTGTTTTACAATGGTCGATCGATGGGACCTGACGAACGTTTGAGGATCCCATTCCCGCCGGTCTGTCCTGCCCTTGTATCAATTGGCACCGCCCAATGTTGTCGACGCTTCGTTTGTTTGTTGCGCACTTTGTGCTGTTGTTGTGCTTCCTTTCAACGGGCGTTTGCCGGGCCGCGGATGAGCCGGCGGGATCCACTGGCCAGACCGAATCATCGCCCGGGGATGACTTGGTCCACCAATACTTCGCCGAACAAACCAAACAGATTCGTGATCAATGCTTGTCCGATGTCCACACGCTGAAGGAATGGACTCAGCGTCGTGAAATCTATCGATCACAGTTGCTGGACATGCTGGGGCTGAATCCTCTGCCGCCCCGTGGCGATCTTCAAACGACGGTGACGGGCCAGGTTCAGCGCGAAGGCGTTGTGGTTGAAAAGATCCATTTTCAATCTTTGCCTGGCCTGTATGTCACGGGAAACCTTTACCGCCCCGCCGAAGTGGACCAACCCCTGCCCGCCATTTTGTACGTGTGTGGCCACGGTAAGGTCGTCGAAGACGGCGTCAGCTATGGCAACAAGGTCCACTATCAACATCACGGTGCATGGTTCGCACGCAACGGCTATGTGTGCCTGGTTATCGACACGATACAGCTGGGCGAAATCGAAGGCACCCACCATGGCACCTATCGCAAGAAGATGTGGTGGTGGAACAATCGGGGGTACACGCCCGCCGGAGTCGAAGCGTGGAACTGCCTGCGCGCGGTCGACTTGCTGCAATCACGCGACGACGTGGACTCCGAACGCATCGGCGTGACCGGACGCAGCGGCGGTGGCGTCTATTCGTGGTGGTCCGCGGCAATCGACCCACGCATTAAGGTCGCCGTTCCCGTCGCCGGTATCACGAACATGAAGAATCACGTGGTCGACGGTTGCGTCAGCGGTCACTGTGACTGCATGTACATGGTCAACACACACCGTTGGGATTTTGCCAAGGTCGCGGCGTTGGTGGCTCCTCGGCCATTGTTGATCTCCAACACCGATCGTGACAGCATCTTTCCGCTCGACGGCGTCGTCGATTTGCATTCTCAGGTCAGGGACGTCTACGCGTTGTATGACGCCGAACCGAATCTGGGATTGCAGATCACATCGGGGCCTCACCAGGACACTCAAGAGTTACGCGTTCACGCGTTTCGCTGGTTCAACAAGTATTTGCGCGATGATGAATCGTTGATCGAATCGGTTGCCCGTCCATTGTTCACGCCCCAGGAATTGAAAGTCTTCGATCGTCTTCCAGGTGATCAACGAGTGACGACGATCCATGAGATCTTTGTCCCACAGGCGTCCGCGAACCAGACCATCGATGGTCTGGATGATTTATCGAACAAAGTGCGAAAGCTTCGTGAGATGACCTTCGCGGGATGGCCGGATGGTGGTGACGATCCCGCGCCGCTGACATTACTGCGAACGGTTCAGCATTCTGGGGTCGAAGTGGACTTTCTCGAATATCACAGCCAGTCGCCGTATCGCTTGCCGATGATCTTGGTGCGTCCCACGGATCCGAGTCGCGGAACCCAATCGTCGGTCGATGTGCATGTTTTGAATGATGAGGGCTGGCAGAGCACGTTTGTCGATTTCAGCTGGAATCGGATCCATGAGTCCACCGCCGCCGAACTGGTCAAAGCACTTCCGGGTGCTCTGGCTGATTCAAAGCGATCAATACTGAAGCAGCCAACTCTGTTTGTTGCACCGCGTGGCGTGGGGCCGACGCAGTGGACACGCGACGAACGTCCGCGGACGCACATCCGCCGACGTTTCATGCTGCTGGGTCAGACCGCCGCGGGAATGCAAATCTATGATGTGATTCGTGCACTCCGGTCCGTGCAAAACATGGACAGTCTTTCGGCGGAGAAAGGGCCCATCGTCGTTCACGGCCAAGGCGATGCCGCTTTCTGGGTGCTGTGGGCGTCTCTGTTTGTCGATGACATCGACGAACTTCGTCTCCGCGATTTGCCTTCATCCAATCGCCAAGCACCCGATCTGTTGAACGTCAGCCGGGTCGTGCGATTGCCCCAAGTCATCGAGATGGTGCAACAGCGAGTCGGAGACGTGCGTATCAGCGGACAATGAATTAAGCCACACCCTTGGTCGCGGATCCGGCGGCTTTCGCCACCGGCAGGAGGATGCCGGCCTTCCAGGCCTTTCAGGGCGAGTGTCAGTTGAGGGCTTTGTCGGGTCCCAAGCCGCGAAGCGGCGACAGATTCCTGCCGGCGGCGCCAGCCGCCGGTATGGAAGCCCATGAGTACCAGTCCCGAAGGGACGGCAGCGTTAGAATTCTGGCATGTCCTCCTCAACCAGGAGATCAGCTTGCCGGGCACCCACCATCAGCTGCTGTATCACTTCGTCTTCAGCACCAAGAATCGGCGACCGTACCTGCAACCAGAAATGAAGGATAAGATTTTTGAATATCTCGGTGGAACCGCACGAGGACTCGGTGGAGTTCCGATTCGAGTCGGCGGACATGTTGATCACGTGCACCTGCTGGTCAAGCTAACCACCAAACACTGCATCGCCGACTTCAAAGGAGTCGTTCGAGGACGAGTATGTGCGATTCTTGCAGAGGCATGGGATCGAGTACGATCCTCGTTACCTTTGGGATTGACCGGAAAGAATGCTATCGACCCTTCGGGTCTGGATTGATGGCGGGGCTTTCGGATCCGGTGGCTTTCGCCACCGGCAGCCTGCTGCCGGCCCTCCGGGTCTTTCAGGGCGAGTGCCATGTCACACCCCGAACCCAAAGGTTAGAGAAATCAATGCGGCCGAGAGGACTCGAACCTCCACGCCCTGAAACGGGCACCAGATCCTTAGTCTGGCGCGTCTGCCAGTTCCGCCACGGCCGCAAATGATTCGTGGGGGCAGCAAATCGATCAAGAGTTTGGCAGATTCCGCCGGTGCGTCAACGCCAGCGGTGTTGGTGGATCGCCGAAGTCGCGGGAAATCCGTGGCCGCGTTCCGTTGGTGACAATCGCAGGGATTTGGCGTCAATAAACGTGGTTGCCGAAATCGATCCGCCGCACGCGACGGCCCACGGCGACTTCCGCATGGTCCCAGCCGACGTTCAGCCGGACATCGCCGCCGGAAAATTCGCGGATCGTCCAGCCACGTCGAGCGGCCGGCGTGTTCGACGGCGGTGCGGCGGCACGCTGGATTCGCTTTTCTCGATTCGCCAGCGATTCGTCAATCGCACCTTCGGTCAACTGGCGGAAATAGCCGTCGTCGGACAGTTCGTGATACCTGAGATCGATCTTTTTCTTTTGAGACCAGCTGGCACCCGCACCTTGTCGTTCGATCAGCCAGCGTTTGGTCAGCCAATCGATCTTGCAAATGGCCGCCGCGAAATCGTCGGCGTCGTGTCGGTAATTCACCAAGGCGTCCAGCAATGATT is from Crateriforma conspicua and encodes:
- a CDS encoding alpha/beta hydrolase: MLSTLRLFVAHFVLLLCFLSTGVCRAADEPAGSTGQTESSPGDDLVHQYFAEQTKQIRDQCLSDVHTLKEWTQRREIYRSQLLDMLGLNPLPPRGDLQTTVTGQVQREGVVVEKIHFQSLPGLYVTGNLYRPAEVDQPLPAILYVCGHGKVVEDGVSYGNKVHYQHHGAWFARNGYVCLVIDTIQLGEIEGTHHGTYRKKMWWWNNRGYTPAGVEAWNCLRAVDLLQSRDDVDSERIGVTGRSGGGVYSWWSAAIDPRIKVAVPVAGITNMKNHVVDGCVSGHCDCMYMVNTHRWDFAKVAALVAPRPLLISNTDRDSIFPLDGVVDLHSQVRDVYALYDAEPNLGLQITSGPHQDTQELRVHAFRWFNKYLRDDESLIESVARPLFTPQELKVFDRLPGDQRVTTIHEIFVPQASANQTIDGLDDLSNKVRKLREMTFAGWPDGGDDPAPLTLLRTVQHSGVEVDFLEYHSQSPYRLPMILVRPTDPSRGTQSSVDVHVLNDEGWQSTFVDFSWNRIHESTAAELVKALPGALADSKRSILKQPTLFVAPRGVGPTQWTRDERPRTHIRRRFMLLGQTAAGMQIYDVIRALRSVQNMDSLSAEKGPIVVHGQGDAAFWVLWASLFVDDIDELRLRDLPSSNRQAPDLLNVSRVVRLPQVIEMVQQRVGDVRISGQ
- a CDS encoding transposase; the protein is MSTSPEGTAALEFWHVLLNQEISLPGTHHQLLYHFVFSTKNRRPYLQPEMKDKIFEYLGGTARGLGGVPIRVGGHVDHVHLLVKLTTKHCIADFKGVVRGRVCAILAEAWDRVRSSLPLGLTGKNAIDPSGLD
- a CDS encoding transposase, encoding MSTSPEGTAALEFWHVLLNQEISLPGTHHQLLYHFVFSTKNRRPYLQPETKDKVFEYLGGTARGLGGVPIRVGGHVDHVHLLVKLTTKHCIADFKGVVPR
- a CDS encoding TM2 domain-containing protein, which gives rise to MPPTETHSIVIGYVVWLFGFFGAHRFYYGKQISGTIWFFTLGLCGIGWLIDLLLIPGMDRRATMRFATGPFDYTVAWILLTFLGVFGVHRFYMGKWVTGAIYLLTGGLLGIGWLYDLWTLNEQVDSANRRF